A single genomic interval of Scyliorhinus canicula chromosome 15, sScyCan1.1, whole genome shotgun sequence harbors:
- the nhp2 gene encoding H/ACA ribonucleoprotein complex subunit 2-like protein — protein MKSPKGKKEKPDGGEETGRTFEEMVANVNAIAQPLAARKLSKKLYKCVKKAAKVKQIRRGVKEVQKFVNKGEKGIVVLAGDTLPIDVYSHLPVLCEDNSLPYAFIPSKMDLGAAAGSKRPTCVIMIKPHEEYQEAYDECLDEVKALNLPV, from the exons ATGAAGTCGCCCAAGGGGAAGAAGGAGAAGCCGGACGGCGGTGAGGAGACGGGGAGAACCTTCGAGGAGATGGTGGCGAATGTCAATGCGATTGCCCAGCCGCTGGCCGCCAGGAAGCTCAGCAAGAAGCTGTACAAGTGCGTGAAGAAAG CTGCAAAAGTGAAGCAGATACGTCGCGGAGTGAAGGAAGTTCAGAAATTTGTCAACAAGGGGGAGAAGGG GATTGTCGTCTTGGCCGGTGATACTCTGCCAATTGACGTTTACAGCCACCTCCCGGTCCTGTGTGAAGATAACAGCCTTCCTTATGCTTTTATCCCTTCCAAAATG GATCTGGGAGCTGCTGCAGGATCCAAACGGCCAACATGTGTGATAATGATCAAACCTCATGAAGAATATCAGGAGGCCTACGATGAGTGCTTAGATGAGGTGAAAGCACTGAATCTACCTGTGTGA